In one window of Chryseobacterium sp. JV274 DNA:
- a CDS encoding DinB family protein yields MTDFQKYIQRYLDQIPSGNWLNELQISADKTIGIYSNLTEEQSHFAYAEGKWTLKGLLLHLSDTERVFQYRILAFARGEKNNLPGFDENEYADQSFANERTLESLLEEYKLVRKSSKILLETLTPYALQNTGTANGHEISVETIGKLIVGHNYHHLNIIEERYLSKLGWM; encoded by the coding sequence ATGACCGATTTTCAAAAATACATTCAAAGATATTTAGATCAGATTCCATCAGGGAACTGGCTAAACGAACTGCAGATATCAGCTGATAAAACCATAGGAATTTATTCTAACCTTACCGAAGAGCAGTCTCATTTTGCTTATGCAGAAGGAAAATGGACATTAAAAGGACTTCTACTCCATTTATCGGATACGGAAAGAGTTTTCCAATACAGAATATTAGCTTTCGCAAGAGGAGAAAAAAACAATCTTCCAGGGTTTGATGAAAATGAATATGCCGATCAGTCTTTCGCCAATGAAAGAACACTGGAATCTCTTCTGGAAGAATACAAGCTGGTGAGAAAGTCTTCCAAGATTCTATTAGAAACGCTTACGCCTTACGCCTTACAAAATACAGGTACAGCCAATGGCCATGAAATTTCTGTGGAAACCATCGGAAAGCTGATTGTAGGACATAATTACCACCATCTGAATATTATTGAGGAAAGGTATTTATCGAAGTTGGGATGGATGTAG
- a CDS encoding L-threonylcarbamoyladenylate synthase: MEHIIEVLKSGGTILYPTDTIWGIGCDATNIEAVNKIFDIKKREKNKSMIILVESEKRLQDLVDVPEIAWDIIDLSEKPVTIVYENPRGLPKELLAEDGSIGIRLVKNDFCKKLITKLNKPLVSTSANFSGEKSPLKFSDISEEMIGLVDYAVEEDREKVSKYAGSSVIKIWSDNRIKVLRE, encoded by the coding sequence ATGGAACATATTATTGAAGTATTAAAATCCGGAGGAACAATTCTTTACCCTACAGATACCATTTGGGGAATTGGTTGTGATGCCACTAATATAGAAGCTGTCAATAAAATTTTTGACATCAAAAAGCGCGAAAAAAACAAATCCATGATCATTCTTGTAGAATCTGAAAAAAGACTTCAGGATCTGGTGGATGTTCCTGAAATAGCATGGGACATTATTGATCTTAGTGAAAAACCTGTAACGATCGTTTATGAAAATCCAAGAGGTTTACCCAAAGAACTTCTTGCGGAGGATGGAAGCATCGGAATACGTCTTGTAAAAAATGATTTCTGCAAAAAACTAATTACAAAACTGAACAAACCTCTGGTATCTACCTCTGCCAATTTCAGTGGCGAGAAAAGCCCATTGAAATTCTCTGATATTTCTGAAGAGATGATTGGTCTTGTAGATTATGCAGTGGAAGAAGACAGAGAAAAAGTTTCAAAATACGCTGGTTCTTCGGTGATCAAAATATGGAGTGACAACAGAATAAAGGTTCTTCGGGAATAG
- a CDS encoding nuclear transport factor 2 family protein, producing the protein MNHQEFAQMWVNAWNSHDLETILTHYSDDIEITTPMIAMATGGKESSLKGKEAVREYWRKALEKFPNLHFDLIHSTAGVDSAALFYKSIMDKHAVEVMFFNEDGKINKMYAHYD; encoded by the coding sequence ATGAATCATCAGGAATTTGCTCAAATGTGGGTTAATGCATGGAATTCTCATGATTTAGAGACTATTCTTACCCATTATTCGGATGATATTGAGATTACAACTCCCATGATTGCGATGGCTACAGGCGGTAAAGAAAGTTCTTTGAAGGGAAAAGAAGCTGTCCGTGAATATTGGAGAAAGGCATTGGAAAAATTCCCAAATCTCCATTTTGACCTTATTCATTCTACAGCGGGAGTAGATTCAGCAGCATTATTTTATAAGTCGATTATGGATAAACATGCTGTTGAAGTCATGTTTTTTAATGAAGATGGAAAAATTAATAAAATGTATGCTCATTATGATTAA
- a CDS encoding CCA tRNA nucleotidyltransferase, giving the protein MKINLNQNKNLKLFKIISEAAERNNQSVYIVGGYVRDLLMNRKASTDIDFVTEQSGIELAQNVAQDIDPKLKVSVFKTYGTAMIKYKELDLEFVGARKESYTENSRKPEVEGGSLEDDQKRRDFTINAMAISLNKDNFGELIDPFNGVEDLENGILRTPLEPAQTYSDDPLRMMRAVRFASTLNFKIEENSLQAIQQEAERIKIVSMERIMVEFNKIMLSEKPSVGLRLMEQTGLMKLIIPELIELKGVEEVEGQTHKDNFYHTLEVVDNISVNTDNLWLRWSALLHDIGKAPTKKFVEGTGWTFHGHEFLGSKMVKNLFQRLKLPLGSDMKYVQKMVKLSSRPIALITDDASDAALRRLLFDAGENLEDLFTLCKADITTKNSKKQEKFKRNFEYVAVKIKEVEEKDQVRNFQPPITGEEIMQMFNLKPGREIGILKEKVKEAILEGEIPNEKEEATKFVIAEAEKLGLTI; this is encoded by the coding sequence ATGAAAATTAATCTTAATCAAAATAAGAATTTAAAACTTTTTAAAATAATTTCTGAAGCAGCAGAAAGGAATAACCAGTCCGTGTATATTGTGGGTGGTTATGTACGTGACCTTCTGATGAACAGAAAAGCTTCTACAGATATAGACTTTGTAACAGAACAAAGCGGTATAGAGCTTGCTCAAAATGTAGCTCAAGATATAGATCCTAAATTAAAGGTTTCCGTATTCAAAACTTATGGAACAGCAATGATTAAGTATAAAGAACTTGATCTTGAATTTGTGGGAGCAAGAAAGGAAAGCTATACCGAAAACAGTCGAAAACCGGAAGTAGAAGGAGGAAGCCTTGAAGATGACCAGAAAAGAAGGGATTTCACCATCAATGCGATGGCTATTTCTTTAAATAAAGATAATTTCGGAGAACTGATTGATCCGTTCAATGGGGTTGAAGATCTTGAGAATGGAATTTTAAGAACTCCTTTGGAACCGGCTCAAACCTATTCTGATGATCCGTTGAGAATGATGAGAGCGGTACGTTTTGCTTCAACTTTAAATTTTAAAATTGAGGAAAACTCTCTGCAGGCTATCCAGCAGGAAGCGGAAAGAATCAAGATTGTTTCTATGGAAAGAATCATGGTAGAATTCAACAAGATTATGCTTTCTGAAAAACCGTCTGTCGGATTGAGGCTCATGGAGCAAACCGGTCTTATGAAGCTGATTATTCCAGAGCTGATCGAACTTAAAGGAGTGGAAGAAGTGGAAGGACAAACCCACAAAGATAACTTTTACCATACTTTAGAAGTTGTAGATAATATTTCTGTGAATACAGATAATCTTTGGCTTCGTTGGTCTGCCTTACTCCATGATATTGGTAAAGCTCCTACAAAAAAGTTTGTAGAAGGAACAGGATGGACTTTTCATGGACATGAGTTTTTAGGTTCAAAAATGGTTAAAAACCTTTTCCAGAGATTGAAATTACCTTTGGGAAGTGATATGAAATATGTTCAGAAAATGGTAAAACTTTCATCGCGACCTATTGCCCTGATCACTGATGATGCTTCAGATGCTGCATTGAGAAGACTTTTATTTGATGCCGGTGAAAACCTTGAAGATCTTTTTACCCTTTGTAAAGCTGACATTACAACTAAAAACTCCAAGAAACAGGAAAAGTTCAAAAGAAACTTTGAATATGTAGCGGTGAAGATCAAAGAAGTGGAAGAAAAAGATCAGGTAAGAAACTTCCAGCCGCCTATTACTGGTGAAGAGATTATGCAAATGTTTAATCTTAAGCCAGGCCGTGAAATTGGTATTTTGAAAGAGAAAGTAAAAGAAGCCATTCTGGAAGGTGAAATTCCCAATGAAAAAGAGGAAGCCACAAAATTTGTGATTGCTGAAGCGGAAAAACTGGGATTAACAATCTAA
- a CDS encoding YncE family protein — translation MRITKLLTVLFAVVLLFNMSSCTSDSAEFEMSPITYQNGYFISNEGNFNSQGAKVTFLTRDLSLKQDDVYGYNNSKEILGDVLQTIGLDGNKAYLVINNSNKIVVVDRYTFKKLAVISDQLDNPRGITFANGFIYVANTNFIAHTQSVTKYKASDYSFVSKINMADVSDKTVEAGGNVFVQNASSGFGNKITYINTSNDSKTEISIPNGQIGNTVSYKSNVYTISSTATDSYIYKITSAGIITPVITLTGIPNATNLQIDNDKFYFSSVNKVYTTSLATPTVPASPLLTAADGGPYYTLYGFNVIDGRIFASDVKKFTEESEMVIYSAATGSKMGSIKTGGLGANGTYLNP, via the coding sequence ATGAGAATAACTAAACTTTTAACTGTATTATTTGCAGTGGTTTTATTGTTTAACATGTCTTCATGTACAAGTGACTCTGCAGAGTTTGAAATGTCTCCGATCACTTACCAGAACGGATATTTTATCTCTAATGAAGGTAACTTCAACAGCCAGGGGGCTAAAGTAACATTTCTTACAAGAGATTTAAGCCTGAAGCAGGACGATGTATATGGTTATAACAATAGTAAAGAAATCTTAGGTGACGTTCTTCAGACCATTGGTCTTGACGGAAATAAGGCTTATCTTGTGATAAACAACTCGAACAAAATTGTTGTAGTAGACCGTTATACATTTAAGAAATTAGCAGTCATTTCAGATCAGCTTGATAATCCAAGAGGAATTACTTTTGCGAATGGATTTATTTATGTTGCCAACACCAATTTCATTGCTCATACTCAAAGTGTAACTAAATATAAAGCTTCTGATTATTCATTTGTAAGTAAAATCAACATGGCTGATGTTTCTGATAAAACAGTAGAAGCAGGAGGAAATGTTTTCGTACAGAATGCTTCATCAGGATTTGGAAATAAGATTACGTATATCAATACTTCCAACGATAGCAAAACTGAAATTTCCATTCCGAATGGTCAGATTGGAAACACTGTATCTTACAAATCCAATGTTTACACAATTTCTTCAACAGCTACAGATTCTTATATCTACAAGATTACGAGCGCAGGAATTATAACACCGGTAATTACTTTGACAGGAATTCCAAATGCTACAAATCTTCAGATTGATAACGATAAGTTCTATTTCAGCTCTGTCAATAAAGTATATACAACAAGCTTAGCTACACCAACAGTTCCTGCAAGTCCGTTATTAACAGCAGCGGATGGTGGACCTTATTATACGCTTTATGGATTTAATGTTATTGATGGAAGAATCTTTGCATCAGACGTTAAGAAGTTTACAGAAGAAAGTGAAATGGTAATATATTCAGCAGCTACAGGGAGCAAGATGGGATCCATTAAAACTGGAGGTCTTGGTGCTAACGGTACTTACCTGAATCCATAA
- a CDS encoding TonB-dependent receptor plug domain-containing protein encodes MDIKRSLVLLFSSYGCFLFGQEKTIDTIYVFDNQMNRVKLFHPVKIISAEEAEKNSSNLSELLRFQSQVFIKENGRGAVSSPSFRGTTAQQTAFVWNGININSSFLGQGDINNIALFGYDQIGIKAGGGSVVYGSGAIGGSIHLNNTLDFNKGFHGSLFSEVASFNTYNNFVKGSYSNDKFSFKASGNYSVSENNYEVSDLNYINRNGNYYNTTFNAGASYKITNDHKISWQSQFFDSSQHYPVYEETGTKTKYKTQSIRSLLSWDWNKTKFSNSFKAAYTEENFQYFGSLNQPKSSGGTGKNYIFKNDFNYFLNSKWNFNLIGEFQINKGEGYQSGISSVSRNIGSVSGLLRYFATKDLRFEGGFKKDFVEDVKSPFMYSFSGKWSAAKWYDVSVNVSKNFRYPSFNDIYYEPGGNKDLRPETSTQFDMVNEFKVGDFRLTLSPYYMNITDLIVWLPTALGYWQAFNVNKSESYGLESQLSFSKQLGNHKIRANAGYYYAKSIDKETKMQRPYVPMHRGMANVDYEYGFFKFFAQGLVNGVTYTTSDEKRSEAIDPYFLLNMGVSATLAKKYTLGFKVNNLTNTYYKTVSFYPLPKRNYSVYAAINF; translated from the coding sequence ATGGATATAAAAAGATCTTTAGTACTGCTTTTTTCATCTTATGGCTGTTTTCTTTTTGGACAAGAGAAAACCATAGACACTATTTATGTCTTCGACAACCAGATGAATAGGGTGAAACTTTTTCATCCCGTAAAAATAATTTCGGCAGAAGAGGCCGAGAAAAACTCCAGTAATCTTTCAGAGCTCCTGAGATTTCAGTCACAGGTTTTTATCAAAGAAAATGGCCGAGGGGCTGTTTCTTCACCATCTTTCCGGGGTACTACCGCTCAGCAGACTGCATTTGTATGGAATGGGATTAATATCAACTCCAGTTTTTTAGGACAGGGAGATATCAATAATATTGCTTTGTTTGGCTATGATCAGATCGGTATAAAAGCCGGCGGTGGAAGTGTAGTCTATGGAAGTGGTGCCATTGGGGGAAGTATTCACCTGAATAATACCCTTGATTTTAATAAAGGTTTCCATGGTTCTTTATTTTCTGAGGTGGCTTCCTTTAATACCTATAATAATTTTGTAAAAGGTTCTTACAGCAATGATAAGTTCAGTTTTAAAGCTTCCGGAAATTATTCTGTAAGTGAAAACAATTATGAGGTAAGCGATCTGAATTACATCAACAGAAATGGAAATTACTATAATACCACATTCAATGCAGGTGCATCCTATAAAATAACCAACGATCATAAAATTTCGTGGCAAAGCCAGTTTTTCGATTCTTCACAGCATTATCCTGTGTATGAAGAAACGGGAACAAAAACAAAATATAAAACTCAAAGTATAAGAAGCCTTCTTTCCTGGGACTGGAATAAAACTAAGTTCAGCAACTCTTTTAAAGCGGCCTATACAGAAGAAAACTTTCAGTATTTCGGTTCGTTAAACCAGCCTAAATCAAGTGGGGGAACAGGGAAAAACTATATCTTTAAAAATGATTTCAATTATTTTCTGAATTCTAAGTGGAATTTTAATCTTATCGGAGAATTTCAGATCAATAAAGGTGAAGGATATCAGAGCGGAATATCCAGTGTCAGTAGAAATATTGGCTCTGTTTCCGGGTTGCTGAGGTATTTTGCTACTAAAGACCTGCGTTTTGAGGGTGGATTTAAGAAAGATTTTGTGGAAGATGTGAAGTCTCCGTTTATGTATTCATTCTCTGGAAAATGGAGTGCCGCAAAATGGTATGATGTAAGCGTTAACGTGTCAAAAAACTTCAGATATCCGTCATTTAATGATATTTATTATGAGCCGGGAGGAAATAAAGATCTGAGACCGGAAACGTCTACCCAGTTTGATATGGTGAATGAGTTCAAAGTAGGAGATTTCAGACTTACTTTGTCTCCTTATTATATGAACATTACAGATCTTATTGTATGGCTGCCTACTGCTTTGGGGTATTGGCAGGCATTTAATGTCAATAAATCTGAATCTTACGGATTGGAATCTCAATTGTCTTTCAGCAAACAATTGGGAAATCATAAAATCCGGGCTAATGCCGGATACTATTATGCAAAATCTATTGATAAGGAAACTAAAATGCAAAGACCTTATGTTCCCATGCACAGAGGAATGGCCAATGTAGATTATGAATACGGTTTCTTTAAGTTTTTCGCACAGGGACTGGTGAATGGCGTTACTTACACTACAAGTGATGAAAAAAGATCAGAAGCAATAGATCCTTATTTTCTTTTAAATATGGGAGTTTCAGCAACACTGGCAAAAAAGTATACTTTAGGATTTAAAGTGAATAATCTAACGAATACTTATTATAAAACGGTTTCTTTTTATCCTTTACCGAAAAGAAACTATAGTGTGTATGCGGCAATAAATTTTTAA
- a CDS encoding T9SS type A sorting domain-containing protein encodes MSIKILTACLFLKFSFAAAQLTVIGLGNYNVGAVSDNGVVSMHTSAGGVYKWNAAGGLVQIGSISNGYPAAGRTIVSNDGTKISSSVTNSATGFNEISTYDVATSTWVNRGGLVPTGWDGSVSSTWGMSPNGNTIVGLGFLTAANAHAVKWDDVNGMVDLGSIVSGRSSRANAINAAGTVIVGWQDEPTGTRSGAKWQDGVESFITDNNGNNVGEAGGISADGNTIIGSANPNPYVWNATSGLTYITHPNASFNFKGGATGISADGTRVIGFYRAFGAPPMSGEGFIWTASAGRINLNDYAVSLGIATNGVTMGLPLAISQDGKKIAGSGTNASGQIVAFYLDTSEFLSVNDTVKEKNSVGIYPNPVTDVLYFKGTGKIEKAEIYNMVGQRVKSFNTVEGQIDVSSLSKGDYILQYSVKGEKQAYKFIKK; translated from the coding sequence ATGTCAATAAAAATATTGACGGCTTGTCTTTTTCTGAAATTTAGTTTTGCAGCAGCACAGCTTACAGTAATAGGGCTGGGAAATTATAATGTAGGTGCAGTTTCAGATAATGGAGTAGTAAGTATGCATACAAGTGCAGGAGGAGTATATAAATGGAATGCAGCAGGCGGACTTGTACAGATAGGTTCAATATCAAACGGATATCCAGCCGCAGGGAGAACGATTGTTTCAAACGATGGAACCAAAATATCATCTTCTGTTACAAATTCTGCAACAGGATTTAATGAAATATCAACTTATGATGTAGCTACTTCCACATGGGTAAACAGAGGAGGGCTGGTTCCTACCGGTTGGGACGGCAGTGTAAGTTCTACATGGGGAATGTCACCTAACGGAAATACTATTGTAGGGTTAGGATTTCTTACTGCTGCGAACGCACATGCTGTGAAATGGGATGACGTAAACGGAATGGTTGACCTGGGAAGTATAGTTTCCGGACGCAGTTCCAGGGCAAATGCAATCAATGCGGCAGGAACAGTGATTGTAGGGTGGCAGGATGAGCCAACCGGAACAAGAAGCGGTGCAAAATGGCAGGATGGAGTAGAAAGTTTTATTACAGATAATAACGGGAATAATGTAGGAGAAGCAGGCGGAATTTCGGCTGATGGAAATACCATTATAGGATCTGCAAATCCTAATCCTTATGTTTGGAATGCTACAAGCGGACTGACTTATATAACACATCCTAATGCTTCGTTCAATTTCAAAGGAGGAGCTACAGGAATTTCAGCTGATGGAACACGAGTTATTGGTTTTTACAGAGCATTTGGAGCACCTCCAATGTCGGGAGAAGGTTTTATCTGGACTGCATCTGCCGGAAGAATTAATCTGAATGATTATGCAGTATCCTTAGGAATTGCAACGAATGGAGTAACGATGGGACTTCCTCTGGCGATTTCACAAGACGGAAAGAAAATTGCCGGATCAGGGACGAATGCTTCAGGTCAAATAGTTGCTTTTTATCTGGATACTTCTGAATTCTTATCAGTAAATGATACCGTGAAAGAGAAAAATAGTGTTGGCATTTATCCTAATCCTGTAACTGATGTGCTTTATTTTAAAGGAACAGGAAAAATAGAAAAAGCAGAAATCTATAATATGGTTGGGCAAAGGGTGAAATCATTCAATACTGTGGAAGGACAAATTGATGTTTCATCTTTATCAAAAGGAGATTATATTCTGCAATACTCTGTGAAAGGAGAAAAACAAGCTTATAAATTCATTAAAAAATAA
- a CDS encoding helix-turn-helix domain-containing protein: MDFTRTIQKSTKNKLSRQKLFQNSRKILLFIFICCSFITSGQSGPDFNILADKAFLKLYQNSDECISYTQGILVSDQNTEHKIVLQNIISQAFAMKGDYIQSVNIFAQKEDADPKNELSYFMQVFSDYNLADQYQNLSLYNQSKRIITHLLSDQKLLKSNDAALRITTAKLYQLQALNSGINRDYPAAFKNLDKSNQYLSDHNEENRILKMENRIFRSSYLLKQNRLVEYKALIENIISDLEHQTNQPFLLGLAYENLSQYYFLKQDYTTSVEKLEAGLFLIEDLSFNNLKIKIYESLSRNYYALHDDVKYHQYNKLYNDLKTKTDASSKEGIRYIVKLVETNQNKNIEFQKLMFLRSFLPLALILFLIIIGLSIYFLIIKSKNKDLKKQFDFFKKQSNEKPQPILLNKASTTAKDAGFNKISREKEDEILQKLEEFEKSNGYLNKNMSLSMLSSQMEINTKYLSEVINNKEKNFNGYINKLRINHIVQLLRNDSTFLNYKVSYLAEYSGFSSHSAFTTVFKSVTGMSPNAYIQEISKTKTV, from the coding sequence ATGGATTTTACCCGAACTATTCAAAAAAGCACAAAAAACAAACTATCAAGACAAAAATTATTTCAAAATAGCAGAAAAATATTACTGTTTATTTTCATTTGCTGTTCTTTTATTACCAGTGGACAGTCAGGTCCGGACTTTAATATTTTGGCAGATAAGGCATTTCTGAAATTGTATCAGAATTCTGACGAATGCATCAGCTATACTCAGGGAATCCTCGTAAGTGATCAGAATACAGAGCATAAAATTGTACTGCAAAACATTATTTCACAGGCTTTTGCTATGAAAGGCGATTACATACAATCTGTGAATATTTTTGCGCAGAAAGAAGATGCCGATCCGAAAAATGAACTTTCTTATTTTATGCAGGTTTTCAGTGATTATAATCTTGCTGACCAATACCAAAATCTGAGTCTGTACAATCAGTCAAAAAGAATTATTACCCATCTTTTATCTGATCAGAAGCTTCTTAAAAGTAATGATGCCGCATTACGAATAACCACAGCAAAGCTGTACCAACTGCAAGCTTTGAACTCAGGAATCAATAGAGATTATCCTGCAGCATTCAAAAACCTTGATAAAAGTAATCAGTACCTCAGCGATCATAATGAAGAAAACAGAATATTAAAAATGGAAAACAGAATTTTCCGCTCTTCTTATCTCCTAAAACAAAATAGACTTGTTGAATATAAAGCGCTTATAGAAAATATTATTTCTGATCTTGAACACCAGACCAATCAACCATTTCTTTTAGGTTTAGCGTATGAGAATCTGTCCCAGTATTATTTTTTGAAACAGGATTACACAACATCTGTTGAGAAACTGGAAGCTGGACTCTTTTTGATTGAAGATCTGTCTTTTAATAATTTAAAAATTAAAATTTACGAATCATTATCCCGCAACTATTACGCACTTCATGATGATGTAAAATATCATCAATACAATAAACTCTATAATGATTTAAAAACAAAAACCGATGCAAGCTCGAAAGAAGGAATACGATATATTGTAAAACTTGTTGAAACCAATCAGAATAAAAATATTGAATTTCAAAAACTGATGTTCCTTAGGTCCTTCTTACCTCTGGCTCTCATTCTATTCCTGATTATTATTGGCCTGTCCATCTATTTTTTAATTATTAAAAGCAAAAATAAAGATTTAAAAAAGCAGTTTGATTTCTTTAAAAAACAGAGCAATGAGAAACCTCAACCCATTTTATTAAATAAAGCTTCTACAACAGCAAAAGATGCCGGTTTCAACAAAATATCGAGGGAAAAAGAAGATGAAATCCTTCAGAAACTTGAAGAGTTTGAAAAATCCAACGGATATCTGAATAAAAATATGTCCTTATCTATGCTTTCCTCTCAAATGGAAATTAATACAAAATACCTTTCTGAAGTCATCAACAACAAAGAGAAAAATTTCAATGGATACATTAACAAACTAAGGATCAATCATATTGTACAGCTATTAAGGAATGATTCCACCTTTCTTAATTATAAAGTAAGCTATCTTGCAGAATATTCAGGGTTCTCATCACACAGTGCCTTTACAACCGTTTTCAAATCCGTCACCGGAATGTCTCCCAATGCCTATATTCAGGAAATCAGTAAAACCAAAACCGTATGA
- a CDS encoding tetratricopeptide repeat protein, with the protein MKSLLKIWPLLLVSFCIFTKAQKTPDSVLMKKARLEIYDNPDNTIKIGERLLKKSHDVKTSIQLYKLLSTAHIAKRNFEESLRYIMKAKELSQKTNDPWSHAEVLISVAIQYQQMELFSKSLETLNEADQYIAKIPDKNPLKYVETATSYAIRGMIYKSQSNSEIALEKFLISIQNFEKVPVKKTTNSNMSVVLYNIGYCYLNLNQIDKAQEAFVESLNYARKNYSKSLEAFALKGIAEIHKKKHENQPAINLLLKAENLCKNIGDITLNEGIYKELAENHLAMGQQNLYQQYNKKYLEMRFKRKQNELKSINQVIDNHNKETSLKSEKLKSYYRYIKISSVLLGCIFIVILLYSIIKIRKQNKNFHKEIQQMIRTS; encoded by the coding sequence ATGAAATCACTTTTAAAAATATGGCCACTGCTCCTGGTATCCTTTTGTATTTTCACAAAGGCTCAAAAGACACCGGATAGTGTCTTAATGAAAAAGGCCAGGCTTGAAATTTATGACAATCCTGATAATACAATTAAAATTGGGGAACGGCTGTTAAAGAAATCTCATGATGTCAAAACTTCTATCCAACTTTATAAGCTTCTTTCCACAGCTCATATTGCCAAAAGAAACTTTGAGGAATCATTAAGATATATTATGAAGGCAAAGGAACTTTCCCAGAAAACCAATGATCCCTGGAGTCATGCAGAAGTTCTTATCTCTGTCGCAATACAATATCAGCAGATGGAACTTTTCAGCAAGAGCCTTGAAACGCTGAATGAAGCGGACCAATATATTGCTAAAATCCCGGACAAAAATCCCTTGAAATATGTTGAAACCGCTACAAGCTATGCCATAAGAGGAATGATTTACAAGAGCCAGTCCAATTCAGAAATTGCATTGGAAAAGTTTTTAATTTCAATCCAGAATTTTGAAAAAGTACCTGTAAAGAAAACTACCAATTCCAACATGAGTGTGGTCTTATACAATATCGGGTATTGTTATCTTAATCTCAATCAAATTGATAAAGCACAGGAAGCTTTTGTGGAATCTTTAAACTATGCCCGGAAGAATTACTCTAAAAGTCTGGAAGCTTTTGCCTTAAAAGGAATTGCCGAAATACACAAGAAAAAACATGAAAATCAACCTGCTATAAACCTTTTGTTAAAAGCAGAAAATCTTTGTAAAAATATAGGAGATATCACCCTGAATGAAGGAATCTACAAGGAATTGGCAGAAAATCATCTTGCCATGGGACAACAGAATCTTTACCAGCAGTATAATAAAAAATATCTGGAAATGCGCTTTAAAAGAAAACAAAATGAACTGAAATCCATTAACCAGGTCATTGACAATCATAATAAGGAAACCTCTTTAAAAAGTGAAAAACTGAAATCCTATTATCGTTATATTAAAATTAGCTCTGTACTGCTGGGATGTATTTTTATAGTTATCCTTTTATATTCTATTATAAAAATCAGAAAACAGAATAAGAATTTTCATAAAGAGATACAGCAAATGATAAGAACATCATAA